Proteins from a single region of Thermodesulfobacteriota bacterium:
- a CDS encoding GxxExxY protein → MEDRLTQTIIGAAIEVHRVLGPGLLESIYEYAICHELTLQNIFYERQVAVDVVYKGNVIHGQRLDLLVGNEVIVEIKSLSALPDVATAQVLSYLKSTGLKRALLINFGERRLVDGIKRISL, encoded by the coding sequence GTGGAGGATAGATTAACGCAAACTATTATTGGCGCGGCGATTGAAGTCCATCGTGTCTTAGGGCCAGGGCTTCTCGAATCTATTTATGAGTATGCTATTTGTCATGAATTAACGCTGCAAAATATTTTCTATGAAAGGCAAGTTGCGGTTGATGTGGTATATAAAGGGAACGTTATTCATGGCCAAAGATTGGATTTACTGGTTGGAAATGAAGTCATAGTTGAAATCAAGTCTTTGAGTGCCCTACCGGATGTAGCGACCGCCCAAGTGCTGTCATATTTAAAGTCCACTGGTTTGAAGCGAGCATTACTCATAAATTTTGGTGAAAGAAGATTGGTTGATGGTATAAAAAGAATATCTCTATAA